One Dioscorea cayenensis subsp. rotundata cultivar TDr96_F1 chromosome 15, TDr96_F1_v2_PseudoChromosome.rev07_lg8_w22 25.fasta, whole genome shotgun sequence genomic region harbors:
- the LOC120277397 gene encoding alpha-mannosidase I MNS4 isoform X1 — protein sequence MRRGGLALVALLIVFSAAVLPILVLADSVSHSEARLLRDEVREMFYHAFDGYMEHAFPLDELRPLTCKGEDTLGGYALTLIDSLDMLALLGDHERFAAAVEWVGKNVRFDIDKTVSVFETTIRILGGLLSAHLIASDYATGMRIPSYDNELLHLSEDLAKRLLPAFDTPTGIPYGSVNLLRGVDENESKITSTAGGGTLTLEFGVLSRLTNNPIFEQVTKNAVRGIWARRSRINLVGAHINVFTGEWTQKDAGIGTSIDSFYEYLLKAYLLFGDEEYLFMFQEAYKAAMRYLYHDPWYVEVNMNSAVTVWPLFNSLQAFWPGLQVLAGDIDPAMRTHAAFFSVWKKYGFTPEGFNLASFVVQNGQKSYPLRPELIESTYWLFKATRNPRYLDAGRDMITSIQYGAHCPCGYCHIEDVETHKQDDHMESFFLAETVKYLWLLFDLAVGPDNIVENGPYKYIFSTEGHILPASPQISLASEHCSYLGSYCRAGQQQGYGTADISLDQRETNDTEHISWDRSIPHPKMHDSFSTSGFIKGFCPGLTHWQKFGLSYTEEQGQSQETDSQSQSQTRSVFVIAKPTPKQSVISHQNDHHEIEESSQDSGKLSSSSDNADAQAVDQ from the exons GTACGGGAGATGTTTTATCATGCCTTTGATGGGTACATGGAGCATGCTTTTCCACTTGATGAATTGAGGCCTTTAACTTGCAAAGGAGAGGACACACTTGGTGGTTATGCATTAACCCTC ATCGATTCATTGGATATGTTGGCCTTGCTAGGGGATCATGAACGGTTTGCTGCAGCTGTTGAATGGGTCGGAAAGAATGTCCGGTTTGATATT GACAAAACTGTCTCTGTATTTGAGACCACAATTCGCATTCTCGGGGGTTTGCTATCTGCTCATCTCATCGCCAGTGATTATGCCACG GGTATGAGAATCCCATCTTATGATAATGAATTGCTTCATTTGTCAGAGGATTTGGCCAAAAGGTTACTGCCAGCATTTGATACTCCAACTG GAATCCCATACGGATCTGTCAATCTGTTGCGTGGAGTGGATGAAAATGAAAGCAAG ATAACATCAACAGCTGGTGGTGGTACTTTGACATTAGAATTTGGAGTGCTGAGTCGTTTGACTAATAACCCCA TTTTTGAGCAAGTTACAAAGAATGCAGTGCGTGGTATATGGGCTAGAAGATCAAGAATCAACCTAGTTGGAGCACATATCAATGTTTTTACTGGTGAATGGACTCaaaag GATGCTGGCATAGGTACAAGCATTGACTCCTTCTATGAGTACCTTCTTAAG gcttatttattatttggagaTGAGGAGTACTTATTTATGTTCCAGGAAGCTTACAAGGCTGCCATGCGTTATCTTTACCATGATCCTTG GTATGTGGAAGTGAATATGAACTCGGCAGTAACTGTTTGGCCATTATTCAATAGCTTGCAAGCATTCTGGCCAGGACTTCAG GTGTTAGCCGGTGACATTGATCCAGCAATGAGAACACATGCTGCCTTCTTTAGTGTATGGAAGAAATATGGCTTTACCCCAGAGGGATTTAATCTGGCCTCATTTGTTGTTCAG AATGGCCAAAAGAGCTATCCATTACGCCCAGAACTGATTGAAAGCACCTATTGGTTATTCAAAGCTACAAGAAATCCGAG GTATCTTGATGCTGGCCGTGATATGATCACAAGCATTCAGTATGGTGCTCATTGCCCTTGTGGGTATTGTCATATAGAGGATGTGGAAACTCACAAACAAGATGACCACATGGAGAGTTTCTTTCTTGCTGAAACT GTCAAATATCTTTGGCTTCTTTTTGATTTAGCTGTTGGTCCAGACAACATTGTGGAGAATGGCCCATACAA GTATATATTCAGCACTGAAGGTCATATATTGCCTGCTTCCCCTCAAATATCCCTAGCAAGTGAGCATTGCTCCTACTTGGGATCATATTGCAGAGCGGGCCAACAACAAGGATATGGAACTGCTGACATTTCTCTAGATCAACGGGAGACAAATGATACTGAACATATAAGTTGGGATCGTTCTATTCCTCATCCCAAAATGCATGACTCCTTTTCAACCTCAGGTTTTATAAAG GGATTTTGTCCTGGGCTGACTCATTGGCAGAAATTTGGTCTGTCATACACGGAAGAGCAAGGCCAAAGTCAGGAAACTGACTCCCAAAGTCAAAGTCAAACTCGCTCTGTTTTTGTAATCGCTAAACCAACTCCTAAACAATCAGTGATCAGTCATCAGAATGACCATCATGAAATCGAAGAATCAAGCCAGGATTCAGGGAAACTCTCATCTTCTTCAGATAATGCAGATGCACAAGCTGTTGATCAATAA
- the LOC120277397 gene encoding alpha-mannosidase I MNS4 isoform X2, with protein MFYHAFDGYMEHAFPLDELRPLTCKGEDTLGGYALTLIDSLDMLALLGDHERFAAAVEWVGKNVRFDIDKTVSVFETTIRILGGLLSAHLIASDYATGMRIPSYDNELLHLSEDLAKRLLPAFDTPTGIPYGSVNLLRGVDENESKITSTAGGGTLTLEFGVLSRLTNNPIFEQVTKNAVRGIWARRSRINLVGAHINVFTGEWTQKDAGIGTSIDSFYEYLLKAYLLFGDEEYLFMFQEAYKAAMRYLYHDPWYVEVNMNSAVTVWPLFNSLQAFWPGLQVLAGDIDPAMRTHAAFFSVWKKYGFTPEGFNLASFVVQNGQKSYPLRPELIESTYWLFKATRNPRYLDAGRDMITSIQYGAHCPCGYCHIEDVETHKQDDHMESFFLAETVKYLWLLFDLAVGPDNIVENGPYKYIFSTEGHILPASPQISLASEHCSYLGSYCRAGQQQGYGTADISLDQRETNDTEHISWDRSIPHPKMHDSFSTSGFIKGFCPGLTHWQKFGLSYTEEQGQSQETDSQSQSQTRSVFVIAKPTPKQSVISHQNDHHEIEESSQDSGKLSSSSDNADAQAVDQ; from the exons ATGTTTTATCATGCCTTTGATGGGTACATGGAGCATGCTTTTCCACTTGATGAATTGAGGCCTTTAACTTGCAAAGGAGAGGACACACTTGGTGGTTATGCATTAACCCTC ATCGATTCATTGGATATGTTGGCCTTGCTAGGGGATCATGAACGGTTTGCTGCAGCTGTTGAATGGGTCGGAAAGAATGTCCGGTTTGATATT GACAAAACTGTCTCTGTATTTGAGACCACAATTCGCATTCTCGGGGGTTTGCTATCTGCTCATCTCATCGCCAGTGATTATGCCACG GGTATGAGAATCCCATCTTATGATAATGAATTGCTTCATTTGTCAGAGGATTTGGCCAAAAGGTTACTGCCAGCATTTGATACTCCAACTG GAATCCCATACGGATCTGTCAATCTGTTGCGTGGAGTGGATGAAAATGAAAGCAAG ATAACATCAACAGCTGGTGGTGGTACTTTGACATTAGAATTTGGAGTGCTGAGTCGTTTGACTAATAACCCCA TTTTTGAGCAAGTTACAAAGAATGCAGTGCGTGGTATATGGGCTAGAAGATCAAGAATCAACCTAGTTGGAGCACATATCAATGTTTTTACTGGTGAATGGACTCaaaag GATGCTGGCATAGGTACAAGCATTGACTCCTTCTATGAGTACCTTCTTAAG gcttatttattatttggagaTGAGGAGTACTTATTTATGTTCCAGGAAGCTTACAAGGCTGCCATGCGTTATCTTTACCATGATCCTTG GTATGTGGAAGTGAATATGAACTCGGCAGTAACTGTTTGGCCATTATTCAATAGCTTGCAAGCATTCTGGCCAGGACTTCAG GTGTTAGCCGGTGACATTGATCCAGCAATGAGAACACATGCTGCCTTCTTTAGTGTATGGAAGAAATATGGCTTTACCCCAGAGGGATTTAATCTGGCCTCATTTGTTGTTCAG AATGGCCAAAAGAGCTATCCATTACGCCCAGAACTGATTGAAAGCACCTATTGGTTATTCAAAGCTACAAGAAATCCGAG GTATCTTGATGCTGGCCGTGATATGATCACAAGCATTCAGTATGGTGCTCATTGCCCTTGTGGGTATTGTCATATAGAGGATGTGGAAACTCACAAACAAGATGACCACATGGAGAGTTTCTTTCTTGCTGAAACT GTCAAATATCTTTGGCTTCTTTTTGATTTAGCTGTTGGTCCAGACAACATTGTGGAGAATGGCCCATACAA GTATATATTCAGCACTGAAGGTCATATATTGCCTGCTTCCCCTCAAATATCCCTAGCAAGTGAGCATTGCTCCTACTTGGGATCATATTGCAGAGCGGGCCAACAACAAGGATATGGAACTGCTGACATTTCTCTAGATCAACGGGAGACAAATGATACTGAACATATAAGTTGGGATCGTTCTATTCCTCATCCCAAAATGCATGACTCCTTTTCAACCTCAGGTTTTATAAAG GGATTTTGTCCTGGGCTGACTCATTGGCAGAAATTTGGTCTGTCATACACGGAAGAGCAAGGCCAAAGTCAGGAAACTGACTCCCAAAGTCAAAGTCAAACTCGCTCTGTTTTTGTAATCGCTAAACCAACTCCTAAACAATCAGTGATCAGTCATCAGAATGACCATCATGAAATCGAAGAATCAAGCCAGGATTCAGGGAAACTCTCATCTTCTTCAGATAATGCAGATGCACAAGCTGTTGATCAATAA
- the LOC120277418 gene encoding auxin-induced protein 22D-like — translation MEGRTSSFETDLDNLKATELRLGLPGTEKPMKNNRGSKRTLADEERSETNSAESGLETAPPVAKAQVVGWPPIRSYRKNSFQAKKEESEGAGIYVKVSMDGAPYLRKIDLQLYNGYKELVVALEGMFKCFSLGELSGMEGHSGSEYAVTYEDKDGDWMLVGDVPWGMFISSCKRLRIMKGSEARGLGASS, via the exons ATGGAAGGTAGAACAAGCAGCTTTGAAACTGACCTTGATAATTTGAAGGCAACAGAGTTGAGATTAGGATTGCCGGGGACAGAAAAGCCAATGAAGAATAACCGAGGCAGCAAACGGACGCTGGCCGATGAGGAGAGGTCGGAGACAAACTCGGCAGAGAGTGGGCTTGAAACTGCACCACCTGTGGCCAA GGCACAAGTAGTAGGATGGCCACCTATTAGATCTTATAGGAAGAACAGTTTTCAAgccaaaaaggaagagagtgAGGGTGCTGGAATATATGTGAAAGTTAGCATGGATGGAGCTCCTTACTTGAGAAAGATAGACCTACAGTTGTATAATGGGTACAAGGAGCTTGTGGTGGCATTGGAAGGCATGTTCAAGTGCTTCTCTCTAG GTGAGCTTTCTGGGATGGAAGGACACAGTGGATCTGAATATGCAGTTACTTATGAGGATAAAGATGGAGATTGGATGTTGGTTGGAGATGTTCCATGGGG GATGTTCATCTCTTCTTGCAAGAGACTGAGGATAATGAAAGGATCTGAAGCAAGAGGACTTGGTGCAAGTTCATGA
- the LOC120277417 gene encoding protein OSB2, chloroplastic-like: MALPTLSQCQAHLLPKPSLSPLPFFRLPNPSSNPSAIFSSLVIPSSSARRRRSIRCSTPHGGDYEHERVVYPRPQEVPWSKDLANSVHLIGIVGAPVQIKHLSSGKVLAWTRLAVRKSATDTTWISLTFWDELAHVAFQHVEKGQQVYVSGRLVSDTVEGDDEKDRQVYYKIVVQQLNFVERNFPPIPLYEPGMNSMISGVKPASLVSNNSGSMEQLWQAFFANPVDWWDNRTNKRNPKAPDFKHKDTGEALWIEGKYNPPWVKSQLAILDTRMGSLQPNGSSSAVSFMHADDFSSF, encoded by the exons ATGGCGCTTCCGACGCTCTCCCAATGCCAAGCCCATCTCCTTCCAAAACCCTCTCTTTCTCCATTACCTTTTTTCAGGCTCCCAAACCCTAGTTCCAATCCTAGTGCCATCTTCTCCTCCCTCGTTATCCCCTCCTCGTCCGCTCGCCGGCGGAGGTCCATAAGGTGTTCGACCCCCCACGGCGGAGACTATGAGCACGAGCGTGTTGTGTACCCGCGGCCACAGGAGGTCCCTTGGAGTAAGGACCTCGCCAATTCCGTCCAtttgattgggattgttggggCTCCCGTCCAGATTAAGCACCTCAGCAGTGGCAAGGTTCTCGCTTGGACGCGCCTTGCCGTAAGGAAGTCCGCCACCGATACCACCTG GATCAGTCTGACATTCTGGGATGAGCTGGCACATGTAGCTTTTCAACATGTGGAGAAGGGTCAACAGGTATATGTTTCTGGGCGGCTTGTTTCAGACACTGTTGAAGGAGATGATGAGAAAGACCGGCAGGTTTATTACAAG ATTGTGGTACAGCAGCTGAATTTTGTTGAGAGGAACTTCCCGCCAATACCTTTGTATGAACCAGGGATGAACTCTATGATTTCAG GTGTCAAACCTGCAAGTCTTGTCAGTAATAATTCTGGCTCTATGGAGCAGCTCTGGCAAGCTTTCTTTGCCAATCCAGTTGACTGGTGGGATAACAGGACAAACAAG AGAAATCCAAAGGCTCCTGATTTTAAGCACAAAGACACCGGCGAAGCTTTGTGGATTGAAGGCAAGTACAACCCACCATGGGTGAAGTCTCAGCTGGCTATACTGGATACGAGGATGGGCTCGCTTCAACCCAATGGATCAAGCTCTGCTGTTTCTTTCATGCATGCAGATGATTTTTCTTCCTTCTAG